TAATCACGGCGATGATGTGATGATCTGTAAAACGGGCTTTACGCATAGTGATCTCCTTAATTGAGAAATCAATTATGCCGGAGGGTCTCAAAATCTGAAGAGGAAAGTTATTCGGGATACTTATAATATTACTAACTAAGAACTATGGATGCTATAGAAGTAGGCCATGACTATTCGATAGTTTCATGCTGTCCTTTATTTACATAACTGGGACTTAACTGTCTATCATTGAATAATTCTGCTCAGTAAGATAGCTAATGTAGCATCCCTGCCAAAATCCTTCTATAACAATGACTTGCGTAAATTTCATTCTTTTATTGAACTTCCGTTTACTTTACAGGAAATAATTCTAATTGAGATGAGACATTTACGGTTCATTTCTTTTAAAAGTGTAATGACTTTCCTATTATTTGTCTGGGGATTGACTAAAATTATCCGTATGTAAGAGAATATGTCTCATGAAGTAAATCTTCATAACATAATTCAAATCTCTACCTTTGAGTTTTGAATTTATCGCAGGGCATCTCCTGTTTTAATTTTTCATTTTATAAAATTAATGGACTTAATTATGAAAAAAACTCTCATTGCACTTGCTTTAATCTCCGCTCCTGTGCTGATGTCCACCGCAAACGCAGCAGACGGAAGCATTAACTTTACCGGTAACATTACTGATGCTGCATGTACTGTTGATACAAACTCTGCAAGCCAGACTGTAACCCTGGGTAATGTAAGTTCCGCTGCATTCAATGCGGTCGGAAGCACTGCAGCTCCTACCAAGTTTGATATCAAACTGACTAACTGCCCAGAAACTGTTACCTCAGCTGCAGTTAAATTCGATGGTACTATTAATGCTACTAATAGCGATCTACTGTCTGTTTCTAGTGATAGTACTGCTACAGGTGTTGGTATCGCTATTTATGAGGCCAATAGTTCTACTCAGGTCCCAATGCTGACCAGTTCAGCCTCCCAAACTATCGATAGCACTCTTGCAACAAATACTTTGTCATTCGTTGCTAAGTATATGGCTACAGCAGCTAAAGTAACTGCTGGTAGCGCAAATGCAGTAACAGACTTTACTATTATTTATAATTGATTTTTTTAAGCCCCTCAATATGGGGGGCTTATGAATGGAGTGGATTAATGAAATGGTATAATGTTTTTTTTTTAATACTAATCATAGGTAAGATTAACGGTGCTTTTGCTGGAGTAGTTGTGGGAGGAACTCGTGTTGTCTATGATGCCAGCAAACGTGAAGCGTCGATATCGATAAAAAATCCTGAGAAAACAACTCCATATTTAATCCAGTCATGGGTTGAATCAGATAATTCTTCTGAGGTTAAAAAAGCACCGTTTGTAGTTACTCCACCATTGTTTCGCTTAGATGCTGGTCAAGAAAATCTAATACGTATCATCAGTACAAATGGCCAACTACCGGAAGACAAAGAATCTGTTTTTTGGCTGAATGTTAAATCTATTCCGTCGTCTGAAAAAAATGATAAAAATCAGCTTCAGATAACTGTCAGGACGCGTATAAAAATATTTTATCGACCTGAGAGCATTAAGAATCAGAAATCTTCTGAAGCTTATAAACTTCTTACATTTTCTAAAAGCGGAAATGGTTTAGTAGTTCATAATCCAACACCCTTTTATATTTCATTTTATAGCTTAAAAGTAAATGGAAAAGAAATAAAAAATGTTGGGATGGTATCACCTAGGTCTACGTTGCCGATCCCTACAAATAATGGAAATACTGTTGCATATCAGACCATTAACGACTTTGGAGGTATTACAAAAGAAATAATTGCTAATTTCTGAAGATACTCCGTAGAAGCATGCTGTATATATAAATGAGAATTTAATTATGTGTTCCAATGTTTCATTATATGCTAAAAATAGTAACTCAAGTGATTTGAGTATTAAATATATAGGTTGGAAGAAGATACTTGTTAGCTTTTCAATTATTGTTACACCATGCGCACATAGTAACGAATACTTCAACCTTAATGCATTAGAAGCAATTGATGGAATACAAAATAAGATAAGTTTAGACAGTTTTTCTTCACGTGGATCTCAGATGCCAGGGGTGTATCGAGTTGATATTTATGTAAATGATAATAAAGTAGATACGCGAAGCGTTAATTTCTCCATGCATGAGGGGAAACTGCAACCTGTGCTTTTTGTCTCAGACTTAATTCTGATGGGTGTTAAAACTGAAGCGCTACCTAAGCTTAGCGGATTATCCCAGGATTATGAGATAAGGAAACTGGGGGATTTTATTCCTGCAGCAGAAAGTGTCCTCGACTTTGGTCAGCAGCGGCTTAACATTAGTATTCCGCAGGCCGCTATGAAAAATGATGCTCGTGGTTATGTTGATCCTTCTTTATGGGATCAGGGGCTCCCTGCATTTTTTACTAATTATAGTTTTACAGGCTCTAAAACTAATTATAAAAATGGGCAAGAAGATGGCAGTAGTTCTTTTCTAAACTTAAGAACTGGCTTAAATTTTGGTGCATGGCGTTTAAGAAACTACTCAACATGGAATAAGAGTAATAATGACTCTAGTCATTGGAATAGTATTAACACGTATTTACAGAGAGATATAACAACCTTAAAGTCACAATTCTTAATTGGGGACACTAATACAGCCTCTGAAGTGTTTGATAGTGTATCATTCAAGGGGGTTCAAATATCCTCTGATGACAATATGTTACCTGATAGTTTACGGGGTTTTGCGCCAGTTGTGCGGGGTATTGCTCAAAGTAATGCTCAGGTTACTGTAAGTCAAAATAATAATGTAATATATCAGACGTATGTAGCTCCAGGTGCATTTGAGATAAATGATCTTTATCCTACAGCATCAAGTGGTAACCTTGAAATTAAAATCAAGGAGGCTGATGGGCGTGAAAGAATTTTCATACAACCATTCTCCGCTGCACCTATCATGCAGCGAGAGGGACGTCTAAAATATTCTGTTTCAACAGGAAAATACGACTCTCAGAATAATAATGCGCGTAAACCAAACTTCGTTCAAAGTACGATGATCTATGGTTTACCTTATGACTCTACAGTATATGGAGGGATTTTAGGTGCAGATAACTATAAATCCCTCGCTGTCGGTGTTGGTCACGGTTTTGGAGATATAGGTTCTTTATCATTTGATGTCACTTTTGCAAAATCAAATATGATAGATGAGTCAAAAAAAGAAGGTGAGTCTTTTAGATTACAGTATGCTAAGAGTTTAGTTCAGACTGGTACATCAATCACGGTGGCTGGTTACCGTTATTCTACTAGTGGTTTTTATGACTTCTCTGAAGCAAATGAACTTCAATTCAATAACTCTGACTCGTGGCGATTACAAAAGAACAAGAGAAGCAAAACACAAGTTAACATAAGCCAGTCTTTTGGTGACTATGGTAGTATGTTTTTATCAGGTTATCAGCAAGACTATTGGCAGACTAAAGGTTATGAAAGGAATGCTTCTTTAGGCTATAATATAAGTTTTTCAGGTATTACTTATGGCTTAAATTACACATGGAGCCAGATGCCAAATGGAAAAGAGGCGGATAAATTATTAGCATTTAACATGCAAATTCCTTTAAGTAAATGGATGCCAAATAGTTGGGTAACTTATAATTCTAACTCAGTAAATGGACGAAGCCCATCTCATCAAATAGGTATAGGTGGTACAGCATTATCTGATAATCGTTTAAGCTATTCGTTACAGACTAACAGAAATGAGGGCGCAGGAAGCAATAGTAGCTCGACGTCAGTATCATATAAAGGGGGTAAAGGCATAGTAAATCTTGGATATAATTACAATAATATCTCACGACAGATCAACTATGGTGTACAGGGAGCTGCGATTCTTCACCCTTATGGTTTTACTCTAGCACAACCAATTGGAGACACTTTTGCTCTGGTTCGAGCTCCTGAAGCCTCTGGTGTGAAAATACAAAACAATGCAGGTGTTTATACCGACTGGGCTGGTAATGCTATCATTCCATATGTAACTACATATCGAAAGAATCGTATAGCGTTAGAAAGTGATACACTTGGAGAAGATGTTGAAATTGATACAAAGGTAAAAACTGTTATTCCCACACAGGGAGCTCTTGTCATGGCGAAATTTGATACGAGAGTAGGGTTAAGAGCATTCCTGACACTTAAGCACAATGGTCAATTCGTTCCTTTTGGTGCTAATGCAGTTCTTGAGGGTGACAACACGTCAAGTGGGATTGTTGGAAGTAATGGTGAGCTTTATATGAGTGGTTTGCCCTATCAAGGAAATATTAGGGTTAAATGGGGGCCTGATAAGCTTGATAGTTGTAATGTGGAATTAGCGATCACTGAAAAGAAAGTTAAAGGCATCTTAACTTTAATAAGAGATTGTAAGTGATAGTTATTTTTTTCTCTAAAAAGCAATTGGAATTGGTGTGAATATGTATAAATTTAAGTGGTTTTTAACCTGTTTTCTTTTTGCTCATTCATATAGCTTTTGTTTGGCGGACACTGCTACAGTGAATTTTACTGGTAATGTAAAGAAAGCCGTTTGTACCCTAAATTCTGATACTTATAATATAAACCTTGGAGACTGGAGCACCTCGGATTTTACTTCTATAGGCTCAACTACAACATCAACCGCTTTAGATATTGTCTTGAATTGTCCAAGTTCAGACATAGCTGTTACAGCAGAAATTATAGGGACAGCTGATACTACACAGTCGGGTACGATTAGTTTAACATCATCGGCTAATTCAGCATCAGGTATTGGAATTCAAATTCTTGATGAAGCAAGTAGTCCATTAACTATTAATAGCCCTTTTTTAATAGAAAATAGCATCTCTAATCAAAAAATGAATTTGGCATGGAAGGCAAGGTATATACAAACTAGTAATACTGTAAGTGAAGGTACTGCAAATGGTTTAATTAATGTATCTTTCACTTATAACTAGAGCTATACCGAATGTGTTTTTGATAATATTAATATATTAAGAGTGTTGATATGAAATCTTTTTATTTATTCTCTGCTGTACTTGGGTCTTTACCTGGTTTAACGATAGCAAGTGCAGGCTCGATTATATTCGAAGGTTATATAACTGAAAATGCTTGTATAATCGAGAGTAACGATGTATCACAGGTTGTTGACTTAGGTACAATTAGCACATCCGCATTTAGTGCGGCAGGGCAAGTGGCATCACCGACTCGCTTTACAATAAGCTTGAAGGATTGTCCGCAAACCGTCAAATCAGTTTCATTCACGTTTAATGGAGTTTCCGATCAAAATAATCCTACTTTAATATCGCTAGACGATGATAGTTCAGCTTCAGGTATTGGCATAGCATTGTATGAATATGATAGTGTTTCTCAAATTCCTTTATTTTCAGCCTCTAAAGTAAGAGAGCTAAATGCTGATACCGATGTCAATGTTTTGACATTTATCGCAAAGTATATGGCAACACAAGCAAAAGTAACACCTGGTACTGCTAACTCAGTTACTGAATTTGTTGCTGTTTATAATTAGCTATATATTGGTATGG
This genomic window from Enterobacter huaxiensis contains:
- a CDS encoding fimbrial protein; this encodes MKSFYLFSAVLGSLPGLTIASAGSIIFEGYITENACIIESNDVSQVVDLGTISTSAFSAAGQVASPTRFTISLKDCPQTVKSVSFTFNGVSDQNNPTLISLDDDSSASGIGIALYEYDSVSQIPLFSASKVRELNADTDVNVLTFIAKYMATQAKVTPGTANSVTEFVAVYN
- a CDS encoding fimbrial protein yields the protein MYKFKWFLTCFLFAHSYSFCLADTATVNFTGNVKKAVCTLNSDTYNINLGDWSTSDFTSIGSTTTSTALDIVLNCPSSDIAVTAEIIGTADTTQSGTISLTSSANSASGIGIQILDEASSPLTINSPFLIENSISNQKMNLAWKARYIQTSNTVSEGTANGLINVSFTYN
- a CDS encoding fimbria/pilus outer membrane usher protein, translating into MCSNVSLYAKNSNSSDLSIKYIGWKKILVSFSIIVTPCAHSNEYFNLNALEAIDGIQNKISLDSFSSRGSQMPGVYRVDIYVNDNKVDTRSVNFSMHEGKLQPVLFVSDLILMGVKTEALPKLSGLSQDYEIRKLGDFIPAAESVLDFGQQRLNISIPQAAMKNDARGYVDPSLWDQGLPAFFTNYSFTGSKTNYKNGQEDGSSSFLNLRTGLNFGAWRLRNYSTWNKSNNDSSHWNSINTYLQRDITTLKSQFLIGDTNTASEVFDSVSFKGVQISSDDNMLPDSLRGFAPVVRGIAQSNAQVTVSQNNNVIYQTYVAPGAFEINDLYPTASSGNLEIKIKEADGRERIFIQPFSAAPIMQREGRLKYSVSTGKYDSQNNNARKPNFVQSTMIYGLPYDSTVYGGILGADNYKSLAVGVGHGFGDIGSLSFDVTFAKSNMIDESKKEGESFRLQYAKSLVQTGTSITVAGYRYSTSGFYDFSEANELQFNNSDSWRLQKNKRSKTQVNISQSFGDYGSMFLSGYQQDYWQTKGYERNASLGYNISFSGITYGLNYTWSQMPNGKEADKLLAFNMQIPLSKWMPNSWVTYNSNSVNGRSPSHQIGIGGTALSDNRLSYSLQTNRNEGAGSNSSSTSVSYKGGKGIVNLGYNYNNISRQINYGVQGAAILHPYGFTLAQPIGDTFALVRAPEASGVKIQNNAGVYTDWAGNAIIPYVTTYRKNRIALESDTLGEDVEIDTKVKTVIPTQGALVMAKFDTRVGLRAFLTLKHNGQFVPFGANAVLEGDNTSSGIVGSNGELYMSGLPYQGNIRVKWGPDKLDSCNVELAITEKKVKGILTLIRDCK
- a CDS encoding fimbrial biogenesis chaperone produces the protein MKWYNVFFLILIIGKINGAFAGVVVGGTRVVYDASKREASISIKNPEKTTPYLIQSWVESDNSSEVKKAPFVVTPPLFRLDAGQENLIRIISTNGQLPEDKESVFWLNVKSIPSSEKNDKNQLQITVRTRIKIFYRPESIKNQKSSEAYKLLTFSKSGNGLVVHNPTPFYISFYSLKVNGKEIKNVGMVSPRSTLPIPTNNGNTVAYQTINDFGGITKEIIANF
- a CDS encoding fimbrial protein, which translates into the protein MKKTLIALALISAPVLMSTANAADGSINFTGNITDAACTVDTNSASQTVTLGNVSSAAFNAVGSTAAPTKFDIKLTNCPETVTSAAVKFDGTINATNSDLLSVSSDSTATGVGIAIYEANSSTQVPMLTSSASQTIDSTLATNTLSFVAKYMATAAKVTAGSANAVTDFTIIYN